A genome region from Methanolinea sp. includes the following:
- a CDS encoding 3-isopropylmalate dehydratase: MRVEGHAVCLGPDIDTDLIIAGRYLRTKDRSVWASHVFEDLDPSLAPRLRGAIIIAGKNFGCGSSREQAPIALREAGVRCVVAPSFARIFFRNAINTGLPAMECACPCAEGELVSADPATGTIVVGGRTYTARPLSPRMLAILSAGGLVEYWRSRQ, from the coding sequence AGTGGAAGGCCACGCGGTCTGCCTCGGGCCCGACATCGATACCGATCTCATCATCGCGGGGAGGTACCTCCGGACGAAGGACAGGTCGGTCTGGGCGTCCCACGTCTTCGAGGACCTCGACCCGTCCCTCGCCCCCCGGCTCCGGGGCGCGATCATCATCGCGGGGAAGAACTTCGGGTGCGGGTCGTCCCGCGAGCAGGCCCCCATCGCGCTCCGGGAGGCGGGTGTCCGCTGCGTTGTCGCGCCCTCCTTCGCGCGCATATTCTTCCGGAATGCCATCAACACGGGCCTTCCCGCCATGGAGTGCGCGTGCCCCTGCGCGGAGGGGGAGCTGGTCAGTGCAGACCCCGCGACGGGGACGATCGTGGTGGGCGGGAGGACGTACACGGCACGCCCGCTCTCCCCCCGCATGCTCGCGATCCTCTCCGCGGGCGGCCTCGTGGAGTACTGGAGGAGCAGGCAGTGA
- a CDS encoding isocitrate/isopropylmalate dehydrogenase family protein yields MRIAVVEGDGIGHEVIPVARKALEILRPDFEFFEVEVGYGKWQRTGEAITPRDIEDLASADAILFGAVTTPPDPGYRSVVVQIRKALDLYANIRPVRGEGFDIVIVRENTEGLYSGVEKIDGESACTLRCITRKGSERIARCACRLAKKRRHLTIGHKANVLKADAFFRDICLAEARKAGVPCRECYIDALCLDILQHPGNYDVILTENMFGDIISDVAAFLVGGLGMLPSANIGDRHALYEPVHGSAPDIAGKNLANPVAALRSAGMLLSYSARDPESARALEEAITRVLARGIRTRDLGGTATTTEFGAHVMRELGALAGT; encoded by the coding sequence GTGAGGATCGCCGTCGTCGAGGGGGACGGGATAGGCCACGAGGTCATCCCCGTCGCGAGGAAGGCCCTCGAGATCCTCCGGCCCGACTTCGAGTTCTTCGAGGTCGAGGTGGGGTACGGGAAGTGGCAGAGGACCGGCGAGGCGATCACCCCGCGCGACATCGAGGACCTCGCCTCCGCGGACGCGATACTCTTCGGCGCGGTCACGACCCCCCCCGACCCGGGGTACCGCAGCGTGGTCGTGCAGATACGGAAGGCCCTCGACCTCTACGCGAACATCAGGCCCGTCCGCGGCGAGGGTTTCGACATCGTCATCGTCAGGGAGAACACGGAAGGGCTCTACTCCGGCGTGGAGAAGATCGACGGGGAGTCCGCCTGCACCCTGCGGTGCATCACGCGGAAGGGGAGCGAGCGCATCGCGAGGTGCGCCTGCCGGCTCGCGAAGAAGAGGCGGCACCTGACGATCGGCCACAAGGCGAACGTCCTCAAGGCGGACGCGTTCTTCAGGGACATCTGCCTCGCCGAGGCGCGGAAGGCAGGGGTTCCCTGCCGGGAATGCTACATCGATGCCCTCTGCCTCGACATCCTCCAGCACCCCGGCAACTACGACGTCATCCTCACCGAGAACATGTTCGGCGACATCATCTCCGACGTCGCGGCATTCCTCGTCGGCGGGCTCGGGATGCTGCCGAGCGCGAACATCGGGGATCGCCATGCCCTCTACGAGCCCGTGCACGGGAGCGCCCCCGACATCGCCGGGAAGAACCTCGCAAACCCGGTCGCCGCGCTCCGGAGCGCGGGGATGCTCCTCTCGTACAGTGCCCGCGACCCGGAATCCGCCCGTGCCCTCGAGGAGGCGATCACCCGTGTCCTCGCGAGGGGCATCCGGACGAGGGACCTCGGGGGGACCGCGACGACCACGGAGTTCGGCGCGCACGTCATGAGGGAGCTAGGGGCCCTCGCGGGGACATGA
- the pheT gene encoding phenylalanine--tRNA ligase subunit beta: MPVIRLNFRYLEELTGEGRETILAHLPMIGSDIERVEEDHVDVEFFPCRPDLFSVEGVARAMRGFLGKETGLPRYSVTPSGIEFAVDPALAAIRPCLGSAVIRNVSLDEEAILSLMGLQEALHWAVGRGRSKVAIGIHDLDAVTPPFRYIAAEKSRSFVPLDFDREMTLEEILDHHPKGRAYAHIVRDFPLYPLIVDAEDRVLSFPPIINGELTRVTRQTRNLLLDTTGTDERAVMTAVNIICTALAETGATIESVRVGGREVPDLLPSERTVSAEDASALLGVRLDPATLAALLERMRYGAEPEGPSRVRVLVPCYRADIMHDWDIFEDVAIAYGYGNFEAEIPPTFTIGAPHPVMEIYAVTREILCGLGFAEVLPFSLTSEEVLAERMQRPLKETALRVLHPISEEQAVVRTDILPLLLEACALNRHRELPQRIFAVGDVVEGTETLPRAACASIHASADFSEAYAVADALCRELGIAYGVEESDDPAFIPGRRGALTCGGERIGVFGEIHPAVLNAWDLEHPVAAVEIDLTAVPGYPGRQGTPSPAAP; encoded by the coding sequence GTGCCGGTGATAAGGCTGAACTTCCGGTACCTCGAGGAGCTGACCGGGGAGGGGAGGGAGACGATCCTCGCGCACCTCCCCATGATCGGCTCGGACATCGAGCGCGTGGAGGAAGACCACGTCGACGTGGAGTTCTTCCCCTGCCGCCCGGACCTCTTCTCGGTCGAGGGTGTCGCGCGGGCGATGAGGGGATTCCTCGGCAAGGAGACGGGACTCCCCCGGTACTCGGTCACGCCCTCCGGGATAGAATTCGCGGTCGACCCCGCCCTCGCGGCGATCCGCCCGTGCCTCGGGTCGGCGGTCATCAGGAACGTATCCCTCGACGAGGAGGCGATTCTCTCCCTGATGGGGCTGCAGGAGGCACTCCACTGGGCCGTGGGGAGGGGGAGGAGCAAGGTCGCGATAGGGATCCACGACCTCGACGCGGTCACCCCGCCCTTCCGGTACATCGCGGCGGAGAAGTCGCGGTCGTTTGTCCCCCTCGACTTCGACCGCGAGATGACCCTCGAGGAGATACTCGACCACCATCCGAAAGGGCGCGCCTACGCCCACATTGTGAGGGACTTCCCGCTCTACCCCCTCATCGTCGATGCCGAGGACAGGGTCCTCTCGTTCCCGCCGATCATCAACGGGGAGCTCACCCGCGTCACGCGGCAGACGAGGAACCTCCTGCTCGACACCACGGGAACGGACGAGCGCGCCGTGATGACCGCGGTCAACATCATCTGCACGGCACTCGCCGAGACGGGGGCGACGATCGAGAGCGTCCGCGTCGGGGGGCGGGAAGTGCCCGACCTGCTCCCGTCGGAGCGGACCGTGAGCGCGGAGGACGCGTCCGCCCTCCTCGGCGTGAGGCTCGATCCTGCAACACTCGCGGCCCTGCTCGAGAGGATGCGGTACGGGGCGGAACCCGAAGGGCCTTCCCGCGTGAGGGTCCTCGTCCCCTGCTACAGGGCCGACATCATGCACGACTGGGATATCTTCGAGGATGTCGCGATCGCCTACGGCTACGGGAACTTCGAGGCCGAGATACCGCCGACGTTCACCATAGGGGCCCCCCACCCCGTGATGGAGATCTACGCGGTCACGCGGGAGATCCTCTGCGGCCTCGGATTCGCCGAGGTCCTCCCCTTCTCCCTCACGAGCGAGGAGGTCCTCGCGGAGAGGATGCAGCGGCCCCTGAAAGAGACGGCGCTGCGGGTCCTGCACCCGATATCCGAGGAGCAGGCGGTGGTGAGGACGGACATCCTCCCCCTCCTCCTCGAGGCGTGCGCGCTCAACCGGCACAGGGAACTCCCCCAGAGGATCTTCGCGGTGGGGGACGTCGTCGAGGGGACGGAGACGCTCCCGCGCGCAGCCTGCGCGAGCATCCACGCTTCCGCGGATTTCTCCGAGGCCTACGCGGTCGCGGATGCCCTCTGCAGGGAACTGGGGATCGCGTATGGTGTCGAAGAATCGGACGATCCGGCCTTCATCCCCGGCAGGCGCGGGGCGCTCACGTGCGGGGGGGAGAGGATAGGCGTCTTCGGGGAGATCCACCCCGCCGTCCTGAACGCGTGGGACCTCGAGCACCCCGTCGCCGCGGTCGAGATCGACCTCACAGCCGTACCGGGATACCCCGGGCGGCAAGGTACTCCTTCACCTGCCGCACCGTGA
- a CDS encoding response regulator, translating into MGRILLVDDSQMTRFLLARIVREGGHEIVGEAADGIEAVRKVRETSPDLVILDLIMPHIKGIQTLEEIKKESPGTKVIMCTGDHQEYTVREAVKKGASGYIIKPFDKKVVLEEIETVLGGKEP; encoded by the coding sequence ATGGGGAGAATACTCCTCGTCGATGACTCCCAGATGACGCGGTTCCTCCTCGCCCGGATCGTCAGGGAGGGCGGCCACGAGATCGTCGGCGAGGCGGCCGACGGGATCGAGGCGGTCCGCAAGGTCAGGGAGACCTCGCCCGACCTCGTCATCCTCGACCTCATCATGCCGCACATTAAAGGCATCCAGACCCTCGAAGAGATAAAGAAGGAGAGCCCGGGGACGAAGGTCATCATGTGCACCGGGGACCACCAGGAATACACCGTCAGGGAGGCCGTGAAGAAGGGAGCATCGGGGTACATCATCAAGCCGTTCGATAAAAAGGTCGTCCTCGAGGAGATCGAGACGGTCCTCGGCGGGAAAGAGCCGTGA
- a CDS encoding deoxyribonuclease IV has product MVKVGVHISIAGSIAQSVERARAISCDTFQIFSRNPRGWTYREIPEDESGAFRSALAASGIAPVFDHMPYLPNLASPREDIYEKSRAALTAELDRCRQLSIPYLVTHLGHHLGAGVDAGRRRVIEAVNAALSTAPPGVTLLLENTAGEKNSVGSAFEDLRAVLDGIEYPSRVGVCFDTCHAFGAGYELRTAEGIEETVGAIDEMIGLPLVRLIHLNDSKGEKGSGLDRHEHVGMGAIGEEGFSLMLHTDFFRERPLICETPVDGRRDDAGNIRKVRELAE; this is encoded by the coding sequence ATGGTGAAGGTGGGGGTCCACATCTCGATCGCGGGATCGATTGCCCAGTCCGTGGAGAGGGCAAGGGCGATCTCGTGCGACACGTTCCAGATATTCTCGCGGAATCCCCGAGGTTGGACGTACAGGGAGATCCCGGAGGATGAGTCGGGGGCATTCCGTTCCGCGCTCGCTGCATCCGGGATCGCGCCCGTCTTCGACCACATGCCCTACCTCCCGAACCTCGCGAGCCCTAGGGAAGACATCTACGAGAAGTCGAGGGCAGCCCTCACCGCGGAGCTCGACCGGTGCCGGCAGCTCTCGATACCCTACCTCGTCACGCACCTCGGCCACCACCTCGGGGCAGGGGTGGATGCGGGAAGGAGGAGGGTGATCGAGGCCGTGAACGCCGCCCTCTCCACCGCGCCACCCGGCGTCACCCTCCTCCTCGAGAATACCGCGGGGGAGAAGAACAGCGTGGGCAGCGCGTTTGAAGACCTGAGAGCGGTCCTCGACGGGATCGAGTACCCGTCGAGGGTGGGGGTCTGCTTCGACACGTGCCACGCCTTCGGCGCGGGGTACGAGCTCCGGACCGCGGAGGGGATCGAGGAGACGGTCGGCGCGATCGACGAGATGATTGGGCTCCCGCTCGTCCGCCTCATCCACCTCAACGACTCGAAGGGGGAGAAGGGATCCGGCCTCGACCGCCACGAGCACGTGGGGATGGGGGCCATCGGCGAGGAGGGCTTCTCCCTCATGCTCCACACCGACTTCTTCAGGGAGAGGCCCCTCATCTGCGAGACACCCGTCGACGGAAGGAGGGACGACGCGGGGAACATCCGGAAGGTGAGGGAACTTGCGGAGTGA
- the hisF gene encoding imidazole glycerol phosphate synthase subunit HisF produces the protein MTLTRRIIPCLDLKDGRVVKGTHFVGLRDAGDPVELAQRYNEQGADEVVFLDITASVEARGIILDVITRAADQLFLPLTVGGGIRSVDDIQQILRAGADKVSINTSAVQDPSLIDRASEKFGTQCIVLAEDVRRNFSENPGATTIVLPDGRECWYEVVTHGGRRPTGIDAVSWAIEAEERGAGEILLTSMETDGTKSGFDIPITAAISDAVGIPVIASGGVGCLEHFYEGFVRGKADACLAASVFHYGELTVRQVKEYLAARGIPVRL, from the coding sequence ATGACACTCACCCGCCGCATCATCCCGTGCCTCGACCTGAAAGACGGGAGGGTCGTCAAGGGAACGCACTTCGTCGGGCTCCGCGACGCGGGAGACCCCGTGGAGCTCGCCCAGCGCTACAACGAGCAGGGGGCAGACGAGGTCGTCTTCCTCGACATCACCGCCTCCGTCGAGGCGCGGGGGATCATCCTCGACGTGATCACCCGCGCCGCCGACCAGCTCTTCCTCCCCCTCACCGTCGGCGGCGGCATCAGGTCCGTGGACGACATCCAGCAGATACTCCGCGCGGGCGCCGACAAGGTGAGCATCAACACGAGCGCGGTGCAGGACCCCTCGCTCATCGACAGGGCCTCGGAGAAGTTCGGGACCCAGTGCATCGTTCTCGCCGAGGACGTCCGGCGGAATTTCTCGGAAAATCCCGGTGCGACGACGATCGTGCTCCCCGACGGGAGGGAGTGCTGGTACGAGGTCGTCACCCACGGGGGGAGGCGCCCCACGGGGATCGACGCGGTATCGTGGGCGATCGAGGCGGAGGAACGCGGCGCGGGGGAGATCCTCCTCACGAGCATGGAGACCGACGGGACGAAGAGCGGCTTTGACATCCCCATCACCGCGGCGATATCCGACGCGGTCGGGATCCCGGTGATCGCGAGCGGCGGGGTGGGGTGCCTCGAGCACTTCTACGAGGGGTTCGTGCGCGGCAAGGCGGACGCCTGCCTCGCGGCGAGCGTCTTCCACTACGGCGAGCTCACGGTGCGGCAGGTGAAGGAGTACCTTGCCGCCCGGGGTATCCCGGTACGGCTGTGA
- a CDS encoding tryptophan--tRNA ligase gives MDAPINPWSSQQADDIEKLFSLFGIEPIHTVAGILPRVPPFISRGVVVGHRDYRAIAEAIRDGKPFHVLTGFMPSGHPHLGHLMVMKEVVWHVQQGGTGYITIADREAHAVRELSWAQCDEYGREYLLCLYALGYRGKTYFQSRNNALKDLAFEAATRVNFSELQAIYGFSDETTLAHAECVITQVADILFPQVDSFPAPTIVPVGIDQDPHIRLTRGIAHKLRMFTVEERDGYVSVRSKNAPEQALAAVHERFPGSRRYQGHVDIPGARCAEVSAAVREVERAHGGYAFHTPSSTYHRFMPGLQGGKMSSSVPESTITFFEPDDVVRKKLMNAFTGGRATLAEQRELGGEPEKCPVFLLNLFHMVEDDRELADIHRRCREGELLCGQCKKETAERVLAFIRDFREKMEAVAHMVKVE, from the coding sequence ATGGACGCGCCGATCAATCCATGGTCCTCCCAGCAGGCGGACGACATAGAGAAGCTCTTCTCCCTCTTCGGTATCGAGCCCATCCACACGGTCGCGGGGATACTCCCCCGGGTCCCCCCGTTCATCTCGCGAGGGGTGGTCGTGGGCCACAGGGATTACAGGGCCATCGCCGAGGCCATCAGGGACGGGAAGCCTTTCCACGTCCTCACGGGGTTCATGCCGTCCGGCCACCCGCACCTCGGGCACCTGATGGTGATGAAGGAGGTCGTCTGGCACGTGCAGCAGGGCGGGACGGGGTACATCACGATCGCGGACAGGGAGGCCCACGCCGTCCGGGAACTTTCGTGGGCGCAGTGCGACGAGTACGGGCGGGAGTACCTCCTCTGCCTCTATGCCCTCGGGTACCGGGGGAAGACGTACTTCCAGAGCCGGAATAACGCCTTGAAAGACCTCGCCTTCGAGGCGGCAACGAGGGTGAACTTCTCCGAGCTCCAGGCGATATACGGTTTCTCGGACGAGACGACCCTCGCGCACGCGGAGTGCGTGATCACGCAGGTCGCCGACATCCTCTTCCCGCAGGTGGACAGCTTCCCCGCGCCGACGATCGTCCCCGTGGGAATCGACCAGGACCCCCACATCCGTCTCACGCGCGGGATCGCGCACAAGCTCCGGATGTTCACCGTGGAAGAGCGCGACGGCTACGTCAGCGTGAGGTCGAAGAATGCCCCCGAGCAGGCGCTCGCGGCTGTCCACGAGCGGTTCCCCGGCTCCCGCAGGTACCAGGGGCACGTGGACATCCCGGGTGCCCGGTGCGCGGAGGTGAGTGCCGCGGTCCGCGAGGTCGAGAGGGCGCACGGGGGGTACGCATTCCACACCCCCTCGTCCACGTACCACAGGTTCATGCCGGGCCTCCAGGGAGGGAAGATGTCAAGCAGCGTCCCCGAGAGCACGATCACGTTCTTCGAGCCGGACGACGTCGTGAGAAAGAAGCTGATGAACGCGTTCACGGGCGGGCGGGCAACGCTCGCCGAGCAGAGGGAACTTGGGGGAGAACCCGAGAAGTGCCCGGTCTTCCTCCTCAACCTCTTCCACATGGTGGAAGACGACAGGGAGCTTGCCGACATCCACAGGCGGTGCCGGGAGGGGGAGCTCCTGTGCGGGCAGTGCAAGAAGGAGACGGCGGAGAGGGTGCTCGCGTTCATCCGCGATTTCCGCGAGAAGATGGAGGCCGTGGCGCACATGGTGAAGGTGGAGTGA
- a CDS encoding phenylalanine--tRNA ligase subunit alpha encodes MDLSANEKRLLVVLARVKSGDPATLAAELGVAPESVIQYAYLLSDRGLCEVEKEVRTTYALTEEGERYAREGLPERQLLESFSGRIPVQELSRHPLARIGIGQMKRKGWIVVRDGMVEKTGKDAPGEDELALRDLSRGGSGLEELKKRNLVVENNETRYRISITPRGLACAERGIDAPGEAGTLTREQIVSGAWKNLRLRGYNLKAPPRRVYPGKIHPYQRVIEEMRKLLLSMGFSEIYGGIVQSAFWNFDALFQPQDHPAREMQDTFYLAEKFPLPEGWERVRDTHLSGGDTSSTGWGGRWSREKAEQCVLRTHTTSLSIQHLAAHPKPPVKAFCINRVYRREAIDPTHLPEFEQLEGIVMDEGVTFRHLLGFLKEFYRRMGFPDVRFRPGYFPYTEPSVEPEVYVPSLGWVEMGGAGIFRREVTAPFGIVHPVLAWGLGVSRIAMLRLGLSDLRLLYKSDIGWIRDTPSWLPASGGTGGDRPCR; translated from the coding sequence ATGGACCTTTCAGCGAACGAAAAGAGGCTCCTTGTGGTCCTCGCGAGGGTGAAGTCCGGGGACCCGGCCACCCTCGCCGCCGAGCTGGGCGTGGCCCCGGAGTCCGTCATCCAGTATGCCTACCTCCTCTCCGACCGCGGCCTCTGCGAGGTGGAGAAGGAGGTGAGGACGACGTATGCCCTCACCGAGGAGGGGGAGAGGTACGCGAGGGAAGGCCTCCCCGAGAGGCAACTCCTCGAGAGCTTCTCGGGGAGGATCCCCGTGCAGGAACTCTCCCGCCACCCCCTCGCGAGGATCGGGATCGGCCAGATGAAGAGGAAGGGCTGGATCGTCGTGAGGGACGGCATGGTGGAGAAGACCGGGAAGGACGCCCCGGGGGAGGACGAGCTTGCGCTCCGCGACCTCTCCCGCGGCGGATCCGGCCTCGAAGAGCTGAAGAAACGCAACCTCGTCGTGGAGAACAACGAGACCCGGTACAGGATCAGTATCACGCCCCGCGGCCTTGCGTGCGCAGAACGGGGTATTGACGCGCCGGGGGAGGCAGGAACGCTCACGCGGGAGCAGATCGTATCAGGCGCGTGGAAGAACCTTAGGCTGCGCGGGTACAACCTCAAGGCCCCGCCGCGGAGGGTATACCCGGGGAAGATCCACCCTTACCAGCGCGTGATAGAGGAGATGCGAAAGCTCCTCCTCTCCATGGGCTTCTCGGAGATCTACGGCGGCATCGTCCAGAGCGCGTTTTGGAACTTCGACGCCCTCTTCCAGCCCCAGGACCACCCCGCCCGCGAGATGCAGGACACGTTCTACCTCGCCGAGAAGTTCCCCCTCCCCGAGGGCTGGGAACGCGTCAGGGACACGCACCTCTCCGGCGGGGATACCTCCTCGACGGGGTGGGGGGGCCGGTGGTCGAGGGAGAAGGCCGAGCAGTGCGTGCTCCGGACCCACACGACGAGCCTCTCCATCCAGCACCTCGCCGCGCACCCCAAACCGCCCGTCAAGGCCTTCTGCATCAACAGGGTCTACAGGCGCGAGGCCATCGACCCGACCCACCTGCCGGAGTTCGAGCAGCTCGAGGGGATCGTGATGGACGAGGGCGTCACCTTCCGCCACCTCCTCGGGTTCCTGAAAGAGTTCTACCGCAGGATGGGATTCCCGGACGTGAGGTTCCGGCCCGGCTACTTCCCGTACACCGAGCCGAGCGTCGAGCCCGAGGTGTACGTCCCGTCCCTCGGGTGGGTGGAGATGGGCGGTGCCGGGATCTTCCGCAGGGAGGTCACCGCCCCGTTCGGCATCGTCCACCCGGTGCTCGCGTGGGGGCTCGGGGTGAGCCGCATCGCCATGCTCCGGCTGGGCCTCTCGGACCTCCGCCTCCTCTACAAGAGTGACATCGGGTGGATCAGGGACACGCCCTCGTGGCTCCCCGCATCGGGCGGAACAGGGGGGGACCGGCCGTGCCGGTGA
- the endA gene encoding tRNA-intron lyase, which translates to MKAVFDGRDVRLGPEGRVLYEQSGYGRPEGNGLRLSPEEALYLLHRGRIEVEGHTFDTLLAALASGSNRMRSFLVYRDIRERGYAVQSGPHDFRVFRRGQKPGAGPSQYSVSVVSERDLVVFEKVIGEVSASRNIRKQHVLAAVDDENELTYYEVKVQEPERVPGGEPLPVLEGELVGRYAVVRTGGKALPGGWGMQLDPLRLVLSPLEVLCLMRAGNLVLVDSGKRLDYESFLHVARESDPEFPEKLAVYEDLRGRGLVPKTGYKFGHHFRVYTGKKPHSEMLVQALPLAAALPMSSISRSVRLAHSVKKKMLFACVHSGGIRYVEFARIKL; encoded by the coding sequence GTGAAGGCAGTATTCGACGGAAGGGATGTCCGCCTCGGCCCTGAAGGGCGGGTCCTCTACGAGCAGAGCGGGTACGGGCGGCCGGAGGGAAACGGCCTCCGGCTCTCTCCCGAGGAGGCGCTCTACCTCCTCCACAGGGGGCGGATCGAGGTCGAGGGCCATACCTTCGACACGCTCCTTGCCGCGCTCGCCTCCGGCTCGAACCGCATGCGGTCGTTCCTCGTCTACCGGGACATAAGGGAGAGGGGGTACGCCGTCCAGAGCGGTCCCCACGACTTCCGGGTCTTCCGCCGCGGCCAGAAACCGGGCGCGGGCCCGTCCCAGTACAGCGTCTCGGTCGTCTCGGAACGCGACCTCGTCGTCTTCGAGAAGGTCATCGGGGAAGTCTCGGCCTCCCGCAACATCCGCAAGCAGCACGTGCTCGCCGCCGTGGACGACGAGAACGAGCTCACCTACTACGAGGTGAAGGTCCAGGAGCCCGAGCGGGTGCCCGGCGGCGAGCCCCTGCCGGTGCTCGAGGGCGAACTCGTGGGGCGGTACGCGGTCGTCCGCACGGGGGGCAAGGCCCTTCCCGGCGGGTGGGGGATGCAGCTAGATCCCCTCCGGCTCGTCCTCTCCCCCCTTGAAGTCCTCTGCCTGATGCGGGCGGGGAACCTCGTCCTCGTGGACAGTGGGAAACGGCTGGATTACGAGTCGTTCCTCCACGTGGCCCGCGAGTCCGACCCGGAATTCCCCGAGAAGCTCGCCGTGTACGAGGACCTGAGGGGGAGGGGCCTCGTGCCCAAGACGGGGTACAAGTTCGGCCACCACTTCAGGGTCTATACCGGGAAGAAACCCCATTCCGAGATGCTCGTCCAGGCCCTCCCCCTCGCCGCGGCGCTCCCCATGAGCAGCATCTCGAGGTCCGTCCGCCTGGCCCACAGCGTCAAAAAGAAGATGTTGTTTGCGTGCGTACACTCCGGGGGAATCCGGTACGTGGAATTCGCCCGGATCAAGCTTTAG